From Azospirillum humicireducens, a single genomic window includes:
- a CDS encoding MarR family winged helix-turn-helix transcriptional regulator has translation MLGTPEDDGWSADDDLVTLLDQVSRLVYGIGFADGLFPAQWVALRYFHDSPEPARTLTALARFQRIHLAPVSRTVSTLVDKGLLARRPHPGFKRGWLFDLTDEGRALLDRDPLRQSLGPPIAGLAQDERAMLGRLMKRIITHMQTGPVTEEKVEDRAEDRVERPPVA, from the coding sequence GTGTTGGGAACGCCGGAGGACGATGGATGGTCTGCGGACGATGATCTGGTTACACTGCTGGATCAGGTCAGCAGGCTTGTCTATGGCATCGGCTTCGCCGACGGGCTTTTCCCGGCGCAGTGGGTGGCCCTGCGCTATTTCCACGATTCGCCGGAACCTGCACGCACCCTGACGGCACTGGCCCGTTTCCAGCGGATCCACCTCGCCCCGGTCTCGCGCACCGTCTCCACCCTGGTGGACAAGGGACTACTCGCCCGGCGGCCGCATCCGGGATTCAAGCGCGGCTGGCTGTTCGACCTGACCGACGAGGGGCGGGCGCTGCTGGACCGCGATCCGTTGCGCCAGTCGCTGGGTCCGCCCATTGCCGGACTGGCACAGGATGAACGGGCGATGCTGGGCCGCCTGATGAAGCGCATCATCACCCATATGCAGACCGGGCCTGTGACGGAAGAGAAGGTGGAGGATAGGGCGGAAGACAGGGTGGAGCGCCCGCCGGTCGCCTGA